In Sandaracinaceae bacterium, the following proteins share a genomic window:
- a CDS encoding Hsp70 family protein translates to MSGLVLGIDLGTTNSVVAVADGGSVRILADDDGRELLPSVVSFHPGGEVLVGYPARDRRMLDARNTFYSVKRLLGRPFASDEVRRARERFAFELAASDNGGTVVKTRGETYALSEISAFVLRELRRIAEAATGKRCSQAVITVPANFSDLQRNATMAAGRVAGLEVLRVLNEPTAAALAYGYGKQGRERVAVFDMGGGTFDVSILELSGEVFEVIGTAGDSYLGGDDIDGAIADVMAEEFLRQHRMDPRTDPESFERLRAAAEWAKCELTDQDEVELRVEELAIGAAGQALDLRFTLTRRALHQIAQPIIARTFDACETTMRAAGLRPSQLDNVILVGGSTRMPLVRSMVAEYFACDPRIEIDPDVVVAHGAALQAASLASGRRSQLAKVALRKVHMERVATTGLMAAPGAVVPGLVSAAADEGYRPQQPASFSSLRQPPPSMPPPPSAAARQVRPKDPSEEFELLELDELEPAPPSAPPVRVQPVMNITGSPPKYIPVPEAAAPEPEPAGPPPLLLDVTPLSLGVETVGGFCHTVIPRNTAMPAENTQTFSTGRDGQTFISVRICQGEEKSLESNQVLGVVELDGLRDAARGSVRIDVTFVIDADGALAVQARDLETGREQAVRIRRVGELDESELDALRDRMEARFRRGGEVVAEDPRP, encoded by the coding sequence ATGTCAGGTCTGGTGTTGGGCATCGATCTCGGGACCACCAATTCGGTGGTGGCGGTGGCGGACGGCGGCTCCGTCCGGATCCTCGCCGATGATGATGGGCGCGAGCTGCTTCCCTCCGTGGTGTCGTTCCATCCCGGCGGTGAGGTCCTGGTGGGCTACCCCGCCCGCGACCGGCGCATGCTGGACGCGCGCAACACGTTCTACTCGGTCAAGCGCCTGCTGGGCCGGCCCTTCGCCTCCGACGAGGTGCGTCGCGCGCGTGAGCGCTTCGCCTTCGAGCTGGCGGCCAGCGACAACGGCGGCACCGTGGTGAAGACGCGCGGCGAGACCTATGCGCTCAGCGAGATCTCGGCCTTCGTGCTCCGTGAGCTGCGCCGTATCGCCGAGGCCGCCACCGGGAAGCGCTGCTCGCAGGCCGTCATCACGGTGCCGGCCAACTTCAGCGACCTGCAGCGTAACGCCACCATGGCCGCCGGTCGCGTGGCGGGTCTCGAAGTGCTGCGCGTGCTGAACGAGCCCACCGCAGCGGCCCTGGCCTATGGCTACGGCAAGCAAGGTCGTGAGCGCGTCGCGGTCTTCGACATGGGTGGAGGAACGTTCGACGTGAGCATCCTCGAGCTGTCGGGCGAGGTCTTCGAGGTCATCGGGACCGCCGGCGACAGCTACTTGGGCGGCGACGACATCGACGGTGCGATCGCGGACGTGATGGCAGAGGAGTTCCTGCGGCAGCACCGCATGGACCCGCGCACGGACCCGGAGTCGTTCGAGCGTCTGCGCGCCGCGGCCGAGTGGGCGAAGTGCGAGCTGACCGACCAGGACGAGGTGGAGCTGCGCGTGGAGGAGCTGGCCATCGGCGCCGCGGGGCAGGCGCTCGACCTGCGCTTCACGCTCACGCGGCGTGCGCTCCATCAGATCGCGCAGCCCATCATCGCGCGGACTTTCGACGCGTGCGAGACCACCATGCGGGCGGCGGGCTTGCGCCCGAGCCAGCTCGACAACGTGATCCTGGTGGGAGGCTCCACGCGTATGCCGTTGGTGCGCTCCATGGTGGCGGAGTACTTCGCGTGTGACCCGCGCATCGAGATCGACCCCGATGTGGTGGTGGCGCACGGGGCGGCGCTCCAGGCTGCGTCGCTGGCCAGCGGGCGTCGCTCGCAGCTGGCCAAGGTGGCGTTGCGCAAGGTGCACATGGAGCGCGTGGCCACCACAGGGCTCATGGCCGCGCCCGGCGCCGTGGTGCCCGGGCTGGTCAGCGCGGCGGCCGACGAGGGCTACCGGCCACAGCAGCCGGCCTCTTTCTCCTCGCTCCGGCAACCACCCCCCAGCATGCCGCCGCCACCCAGCGCGGCCGCACGTCAGGTGCGTCCAAAGGACCCTTCGGAGGAGTTCGAGCTGCTGGAACTGGACGAGCTCGAGCCTGCCCCACCATCTGCCCCGCCGGTGCGGGTGCAGCCCGTGATGAACATCACCGGCTCGCCACCCAAGTACATCCCGGTGCCGGAGGCAGCGGCCCCCGAACCCGAGCCCGCAGGGCCTCCGCCGCTGCTGTTGGACGTCACGCCGCTCTCGCTCGGGGTGGAGACCGTGGGCGGGTTCTGCCACACCGTCATCCCGCGCAACACCGCCATGCCGGCCGAGAACACCCAGACCTTCAGCACGGGCCGCGACGGTCAGACCTTCATCTCGGTGCGCATCTGCCAGGGCGAGGAGAAGAGCCTCGAGTCCAACCAGGTGCTGGGTGTGGTGGAGCTGGACGGACTGCGCGACGCCGCGCGAGGGAGCGTGCGCATCGACGTGACCTTCGTCATCGACGCGGACGGCGCGCTCGCCGTGCAGGCGCGCGACCTCGAGACGGGGCGTGAGCAGGCCGTGCGCATCCGGCGCGTGGGCGAGCTGGACGAGTCCGAGCTCGATGCCCTGCGCGACCGCATGGAGGCGCGCTTTCGGCGCGGTGGTGAAGTGGTGGCAGAAGACCCGCGGCCATGA
- a CDS encoding SDR family NAD(P)-dependent oxidoreductase, translating to MKKLPRDARAVVTGGGSGLGRAICEDLAGRGARVLVTDVNLATAEETADTLRRRGSEAHAMQVDVRKPDQVEAMAKKATDLWGGTDVLVNNAGLAVVGELGKIPIEEWQFQVDVNLMGVIWGCHYFGPQMAARGNGYILNVASSAGLLAAPMMGPYNVTKAGVVSLSETLFAELGPSGVGVSALCPTFLRTNIHKDARSFGGGTGETTNKLITEAKWSAEEVAKVAIDELLEGTLYIIPQTDGKVLWRAKRALGQNFYAALRTALKRGGLETVFK from the coding sequence ATGAAGAAACTCCCTCGGGATGCTCGTGCGGTCGTGACCGGAGGCGGCAGCGGCCTCGGCCGGGCCATCTGTGAAGACCTGGCCGGGCGCGGCGCGCGCGTGCTGGTCACCGACGTGAACCTCGCCACCGCGGAGGAGACCGCGGACACCCTGCGCCGGCGCGGCAGCGAAGCCCACGCCATGCAGGTGGACGTGAGAAAGCCCGACCAGGTGGAGGCCATGGCCAAGAAGGCCACGGACCTGTGGGGCGGCACCGACGTGCTCGTGAACAACGCGGGCCTCGCGGTGGTGGGCGAGCTCGGGAAGATCCCCATCGAGGAGTGGCAGTTCCAGGTGGACGTCAACCTCATGGGCGTCATCTGGGGGTGCCACTACTTCGGGCCGCAGATGGCGGCGCGCGGCAACGGCTACATCCTCAACGTGGCCAGCTCGGCGGGCCTGCTCGCGGCGCCCATGATGGGCCCCTACAACGTCACGAAGGCGGGCGTCGTGTCGCTCTCGGAGACGCTGTTCGCAGAGCTCGGACCCTCGGGGGTGGGCGTGTCGGCGCTGTGCCCCACGTTCCTGCGCACCAACATCCACAAGGACGCGCGCTCCTTCGGCGGCGGCACCGGCGAGACGACCAACAAGCTGATCACCGAGGCCAAGTGGAGCGCCGAAGAGGTCGCCAAGGTGGCCATCGACGAGCTCTTGGAAGGCACGCTGTACATCATCCCGCAGACCGATGGGAAGGTGCTCTGGCGCGCCAAGCGCGCGCTGGGCCAGAACTTCTATGCCGCGTTGCGCACGGCGTTGAAGCGCGGCGGCCTCGAGACCGTGTTCAAGTAG